The following proteins are co-located in the Schistocerca nitens isolate TAMUIC-IGC-003100 chromosome 2, iqSchNite1.1, whole genome shotgun sequence genome:
- the LOC126235815 gene encoding elongation factor 1-alpha, translating into MGKEKIHINIVVIGHVDSGKSTTTGHLIYKCGGIDKRTIEKFEKEAQEMGKGSFKYAWVLDKLKAERERGITIDIALWKFETSKYYVTIIDAPGHRDFIKNMITGTSQADCAVLIVAAGTGEFEAGISKNGQTREHALLAFTLGVKQLIVGVNKMDSTEPPYSEARFEEIKKEVSNYIKKIGYNPAAVAFVPISGWHGDNMLEHSDKMSWFKGWSIERKEGKAEGKTLIEALDAILPPSRPTEKPLRLPLQDVYKIGGIGTVPVGRVETGILKPGMVVTFAPANLTTEVKSVEMHHEALQEAVPGDNVGFNVKNVSVKELRRGYVAGDSKNNPPKGAADFTAQVIVLNHPGQIANGYTPVLDCHTAHIACKFAEIKEKCDRRTGKTTEENPKSIKSGDAAIVNLVPSKPMCVESFQEFPPLGRFAVRDMRQTVAVGVIKNVTFKDVTSGKVTKAAEKAQKKK; encoded by the exons ATGGGTAAGGAAAAGATTCACATTAACATCGTCGTCATTGGTCACGTAGATTCCGGCAAATCGACCACGACCGGACATTTGATCTACAAATGTGGTGGAATAGACAAGAGAACCATCGAAAAATTCGAAAAGGAAGCCCAGGAG ATGGGCAAGGGTTCGTTCAAGTATGCCTGGGTGTTGGATAAGCTGAAGGCAGAACGTGAACGTGGTATCACGATTGACATTGCTTTATGGAAGTTCGAAACTAGCAAGTACTACGTGACCATCATCGATGCTCCAGGCCACAGAGATTTCATTAAGAACATGATTACAGGAACATCACAG GCCGACTGTGCAGTGTTAATTGTAGCAGCTGGTACAGGTGAATTTGAAGCCGGTATTTCGAAGAACGGTCAGACTCGTGAGCACGCGTTGTTGGCATTCACTTTGGGTGTGAAACAACTGATCGTGGGTGTGAACAAAATGGACTCGACTGAGCCACCATACAGTGAG GCTAGGTTTGAGGAAATTAAGAAGGAAGTAAGCAATTACATTAAGAAGATTGGTTACAATCCTGCAGCTGTTGCCTTTGTCCCAATTTCTGGATGGCATGGCGACAACATGCTTGAGCATTCTGACAAGATGAGCTGGTTCAAGGGATGGTCTATTGAGCGTAAGGAAGGGAAGGCTGAGGGGAAGACCTTAATTGAAGCTCTTGATGCTATCCTTCCTCCTAGCAGACCAACTGAGAAGCCTCTGAGACTTCCTCTTCAG GATGTGTACAAAATTGGTGGTATTGGAACAGTACCTGTGGGTAGAGTAGAAACAGGTATTCTGAAGCCTGGTATGGTTGTGACATTTGCTCCTGCTAATTTGACGACTGAGGTGAAATCTGTAGAGATGCACCATGAAGCTCTGCAGGAAGCTGTTCCGGGTGATAATGTTGGTTTCAATGTTAAAAACGTTTCTGTTAAAGAACTTCGTCGTGGTTATGTTGCTGGTGACTCAAAGAACAACCCACCCAAAGGTGCTGCTGACTTCACAGCACAG GTTATTGTTCTGAATCATCCAGGACAAATTGCAAATGGTTATACACCAGTGCTTGACTGTCACACAGCACATATTGCATGCAAGTTTGCTGaaatcaaagagaagtgtgaccGTCGTACTG GCAAGACAACTGAGGAGAATCCTAAATCAATCAAATCTGGTGATGCTGCTATTGTAAACTTGGTACCTAGCAAGCCTATGTGTGTGGAATCATTCCAAGAGTTCCCTCCATTGGGTAGATTTGCTGTGCGTGACATGAGGCAGACGGTTGCTGTTGGTGTAATTAAG AATGTGACATTCAAGGATGTCACCAGTGGTAAGGTAACGAAGGCAGCTGAGAAGGcccagaagaagaaataa